One genomic segment of Stigmatopora argus isolate UIUO_Sarg chromosome 3, RoL_Sarg_1.0, whole genome shotgun sequence includes these proteins:
- the hps5 gene encoding BLOC-2 complex member HPS5 isoform X1, with the protein MPRVAVVPEVHTHVLAEFDCLDPLLSTLRLDSSRLKCMCLAVSKKWLALGTSAGGLHLIQREGWKQRLILTHKEGSITQVSCCPHDEDFIAIATSQGLVVVWELQLERRGRPERVSVSWEHRGQNITALCWDTNTLKVFVGDSTGKVSFLRAVSSKMGKGSGFVMFPVQTVTTVDSKVVQLGYQDGRLLVSSLSRCYLCDTEREKFWRVGNKERDGEYGACFFRQSKGLLMGQPQLLYCARPGSRLWEASFNGEVLSTQQFKQALNCPPLPLITYRKDPHYNPGQKSPQSIAFPKLLSFGDQNLLTWTDSAIYIFTPHNGQVLLWTELKDVLDIAVYRNDLFCLHAGGRLSHLSLLSAERCVERLLRRESWTLAATVCCMFQHNISIGRARKSVPIDRLEHLRSQLSSSTHPDLISQLDELIARLETLDSACSSRRSSISSHESFNVLDCGIYRVISRRGSQSDEETSSLINQSASEEERLKELSFAHDEDQVDHVLHPSSGFAPHPHLDSDLMSGERAEEERSEQGLQFHLPLSFRPKPPRIALQAVKDSVSSFVKKTTERINTLQMNSELWQRPDFREGAHLDMSATFASFPDEADAEVYADVSHTESDLLELQSATEQAMSQMQDPLLLLDPDFIGGTLQIWLKTLEQVLGPALPKSEAVAPSDADRDTWEPLLHTQKPEERPTESFPRENAESEADNHLPSESETTVSEEAVRLLSPKALPSDLLADLTQLATFYTELSCFREPEVVQELSCTTFLRRYFFLLDQERIRRMCLLCCQKHLDVQNSFIQGMLGVTQSSKVVDVIHKGDLQKSLCYLRELQPWSPPVLLAHLHRLYAKHGEAAVRSFTPFYPTVTPADVMQMAQKSHFLAYLDNLVMSQPEEHRLPFLQSLLDPELLRHEWLELALTHDAPEQCDTLTPEGQPRWNSHCLHWGYGCLLSLLIRLPADLSSKQKMAETCRSHGYWTGYLHLCCELQRRDEALATIYHLDNISLLEEPDGVMPQSLSEWKLLLELCQDGGHSSELNGDALSNGSTDCSKKVSTENLILRLARAVGPERAEAFLEECGVQLSLSPHSQLVCELLKMAEKRQRAAIQTMLERCDRFLWSQHA; encoded by the exons ATGCCTAGGGTAGCAGTCGTACCAGAGGTCCACactcatgttttggcagaattcGACTGTCTGGACCCTCTTCTTTCGACTCTTCGCTTAGACTCCAGCCGGCTCAAG TGCATGTGTTTGGCTGTGTCGAAGAAGTGGCTCGCCTTAGGAACATCGGCCGGAGGTTTGCACCTGATTCAGAGGGAGGGTTGGAAACAAAGACTTATACTTACTCACAAG GAAGGATCTATTACTCAGGTGTCATGCTGTCCACACGATGAAGACTTTATTGCTATTGCGACAAG TCAGGGTTTGGTGGTAGTGTGGGAGCTACAactggagcggcgtggtcgtccagAGAGAGTGAGCGTGTCCTGGGAGCACAGGGGTCAAAACATCACTGCACTCTGCTGGGACACCAACACGCTCAAGGTCTTTGTGGGAGACTCGACAGGCAAGGTGTCTTTTCTCCGAGCAGTATCCTCTAAGATGGGAAAG GGTTCAGGATTCGTAATGTTTCCTGTTCAGACTGTCACCACTGTTGACTCCAAAGTGGTTCAGCTTGGGTACCAGGACGGTCGATTGTTGGTATCTTCTCTGAGCCGCTGTTATCTCTGTGATACAGAGAG AGAAAAGTTTTGGCGTGTTGGGAACAAGGAGCGAGACGGAGAGTATGGCGCTTGTTTTTTCCGTCAAAGCAAGGGATTGTTGATGGGCCAGCCTCAGCTGCTCTACTGTGCTCGGCCAGGGTCTCGGTTATGGGAAGCCAGTTTTAACGGCGAGGTTTTAAGCACCCAGCAGTTCAAACAGGCACTCAACTGCCCTCCTTTGCCTCTCATCACATACAG aAAAGACCCCCATTACAATCCAGGGCAGAAGAGCCCCCAATCAATTGCCTTTCCAAAACTACTATCTTTTGG AGACCAAAACTTGCTCACCTGGACGGATTCAGCCATTTATATTTTCACGCCTCATAACGGCCAAGTTCTTTTATGGACAGAGTTAAAAG ATGTGCTGGACATCGCAGTCTACCGCAATGATCTCTTCTGCCTCCATGCCGGGGGTCGTCTGTCCCACCTCTCACTTTTGTCTGCAGAACGCTGTGTTGAACGCCTGCTGCGACGAGAGTCCTGGACTCTGGCGGCTACGGTGTGCTGTATGTTCCAGCACAACATCAGCATCGGTCGG GCGAGGAAATCAGTTCCCATCGACCGCCTGGAACACCTTCGGTCACAGCTCAGTTCAAGCACTCACCCGGATTTGATTAGTCAACTGGATGAGTTGATCGCCAGGCTGGAAACCCTGGACTCGGCTTGCAGTAGCCGCAGAAGCAGCATCTCATCTCAT GAAAGCTTCAACGTTTTAGACTGCGGTATCTACCGAGTTATCAGCCGGCGAGGCAGCCAATCGGACGAAGAGACGAGCTCCCTCATCAATCAGTCCGCATCGGAGGAAGAGAGGCTCAAAGAGCTTAGCTTTGCGCATGATGAAGATCAAGTGGATCACG TGCTCCATCCATCTTCGGGTTTCGCGCCACACCCTCATCTCGATTCAGATCTGATGAGTGGTGAGCGTGCTGAAGAAGAGCGATCAGAGCAAGGTCTTCAATTCCACCTGCCCCTCTCATTCCGCCCCAAACCCCCCCGCATTGCACTGCAGGCCGTCAAAGACAG TGTTTCTAGTTTTGTCAAGAAGACAACTGAGAGGATCAACACACTGCAGATGAACTCCGAGCTCTGGCAGCGACCCGACTTCAGAGAGGGCGCGCATCTTGACATGTCCGCCACTTTTGCTTCATTTCCAGATGAAGCAGATGCTGA GGTTTATGCAGACGTGTCCCACACAGAGTCGGACCTGCTTGAACTTCAGTCGGCCACAGAGCAGGCCAT GTCCCAGATGCAAGATCCCTTGCTTCTTCTGGATCCAGATTTCATAGGAGGAACGCTCCAAATATGGTTGAAGACGCTGGAGCAAGTCCTCGGACCGGCTCTACCCAAGTCAGAGGCTGTAGCTCCTTCAGATGCAGATCGAGATACGTGGGAACCTCTTTTGCACACACAGAAACCAGAAGAAAGACCCACAGAGAGCTTTCCACGAGAGAACGCTGAGTCAGAGGCAGACAATCATCTTCCCTCAGAGAGCGAGACGACGGTGTCTGAAGAAGCCGTGCGATTGTTATCCCCCAAAGCGCTCCCCTCCGATCTCCTGGCCGATCTCACCCAGCTGGCAACGTTTTACACCGAACTGAGCTGCTTCAGGGAGCCAGAAGTTGTCCAGGAATTGAGCTGCACGACCTTCCTGCGCCGCTACTTCTTTCTGCTCGACCAAGAGCGGATTAGGCGCATGTGTCTGCTTTGCTGCCAGAAGCATCTAGATGTGCAGAACTCCTTCATCCAGGGAATGCTTG gtgTGACACAATCCAGTAAAGTAGTGGATGTCATTCACAAAGGAGATTTACAGAAATCACTTTGCTACCTGAGAGAACTGCAGCCCTGGAGTCCTCCGGTTCTCCTTGCTCACTTACACAG GCTGTACGCGAAGCATGGCGAGGCTGCCGTCCGCTCCTTCACCCCCTTCTATCCCACCGTTACACCTGCAGATGTGATGCAGATGGCTCAAAAAAGTCACTTCCTGGCCTACCTGGATAATCTGGTCATGTCCCAACCTGAGGAGCACAG ATTACCATTCCTGCAGTCTCTGCTTGATCCGGAATTGCTGCGACATGAGTGGCTTGAGCTGGCACTTACCCACGATGCACCAGAGCAATGCGATACATTGACGCCCGAGGGACAGCCCAG GTGGAATTCTCATTGTTTGCATTGGGGTTACGGATGTCTCCTGTCTTTGCTGATTCGACTTCCCGCCGACTTGTCGTCCAAGCAGAAGATGGCGGAAACCTGTCGCAGTCATGG TTACTGGACCGGATACCTCCACCTGTGTTGTGAGCTGCAGCGTCGTGATGAAGCTTTGGCAACCATCTACCACTTGGATAACATCAGCCTGCTGGAGGAACCGGACG GTGTGATGCCTCAAAGCTTGTCTGAGTGGAAGCTTCTGTTGGAGTTGTGTCAAGACGGCGGCCATTCGTCGGAGCTGAACGGAGACGCCTTGTCCAACGGTTCTACGGACTGCAGCAAGAAAGTCAGCACCGAGAACTTAATCTTGCGCCTGGCCCGCGCGGTCGGCCCGGAGCGCGCTGAGGCCTTCCTGGAGGAGTGCGGAGTGCAGCTGAGTCTTTCTCCTCACTCCCAGTTGGTGTGTGAGCTGCTTAAGATGGCCGAGAAGAGGCAACG GGCAGCCATTCAAACCATGCTGGAGCGCTGCGATCGCTTCCTGTGGTCCCAACACGCCTGA
- the hps5 gene encoding BLOC-2 complex member HPS5 isoform X2, giving the protein MPRVAVVPEVHTHVLAEFDCLDPLLSTLRLDSSRLKCMCLAVSKKWLALGTSAGGLHLIQREGWKQRLILTHKEGSITQVSCCPHDEDFIAIATSQGLVVVWELQLERRGRPERVSVSWEHRGQNITALCWDTNTLKVFVGDSTGKVSFLRAVSSKMGKGSGFVMFPVQTVTTVDSKVVQLGYQDGRLLVSSLSRCYLCDTEREKFWRVGNKERDGEYGACFFRQSKGLLMGQPQLLYCARPGSRLWEASFNGEVLSTQQFKQALNCPPLPLITYRKDPHYNPGQKSPQSIAFPKLLSFGDQNLLTWTDSAIYIFTPHNGQVLLWTELKDVLDIAVYRNDLFCLHAGGRLSHLSLLSAERCVERLLRRESWTLAATVCCMFQHNISIGRARKSVPIDRLEHLRSQLSSSTHPDLISQLDELIARLETLDSACSSRRSSISSHESFNVLDCGIYRVISRRGSQSDEETSSLINQSASEEERLKELSFAHDEDQVDHVLHPSSGFAPHPHLDSDLMSGERAEEERSEQGLQFHLPLSFRPKPPRIALQAVKDSVSSFVKKTTERINTLQMNSELWQRPDFREGAHLDMSATFASFPDEADAEVYADVSHTESDLLELQSATEQAMSQMQDPLLLLDPDFIGGTLQIWLKTLEQVLGPALPKSEAVAPSDADRDTWEPLLHTQKPEERPTESFPRENAESEADNHLPSESETTVSEEAVRLLSPKALPSDLLADLTQLATFYTELSCFREPEVVQELSCTTFLRRYFFLLDQERIRRMCLLCCQKHLDVQNSFIQGMLGVTQSSKVVDVIHKGDLQKSLCYLRELQPWSPPVLLAHLHRLYAKHGEAAVRSFTPFYPTVTPADVMQMAQKSHFLAYLDNLVMSQPEEHRLPFLQSLLDPELLRHEWLELALTHDAPEQCDTLTPEGQPRWNSHCLHWGYGCLLSLLIRLPADLSSKQKMAETCRSHGCFIFRCHVYMQPLHLLKSGFLPVIF; this is encoded by the exons ATGCCTAGGGTAGCAGTCGTACCAGAGGTCCACactcatgttttggcagaattcGACTGTCTGGACCCTCTTCTTTCGACTCTTCGCTTAGACTCCAGCCGGCTCAAG TGCATGTGTTTGGCTGTGTCGAAGAAGTGGCTCGCCTTAGGAACATCGGCCGGAGGTTTGCACCTGATTCAGAGGGAGGGTTGGAAACAAAGACTTATACTTACTCACAAG GAAGGATCTATTACTCAGGTGTCATGCTGTCCACACGATGAAGACTTTATTGCTATTGCGACAAG TCAGGGTTTGGTGGTAGTGTGGGAGCTACAactggagcggcgtggtcgtccagAGAGAGTGAGCGTGTCCTGGGAGCACAGGGGTCAAAACATCACTGCACTCTGCTGGGACACCAACACGCTCAAGGTCTTTGTGGGAGACTCGACAGGCAAGGTGTCTTTTCTCCGAGCAGTATCCTCTAAGATGGGAAAG GGTTCAGGATTCGTAATGTTTCCTGTTCAGACTGTCACCACTGTTGACTCCAAAGTGGTTCAGCTTGGGTACCAGGACGGTCGATTGTTGGTATCTTCTCTGAGCCGCTGTTATCTCTGTGATACAGAGAG AGAAAAGTTTTGGCGTGTTGGGAACAAGGAGCGAGACGGAGAGTATGGCGCTTGTTTTTTCCGTCAAAGCAAGGGATTGTTGATGGGCCAGCCTCAGCTGCTCTACTGTGCTCGGCCAGGGTCTCGGTTATGGGAAGCCAGTTTTAACGGCGAGGTTTTAAGCACCCAGCAGTTCAAACAGGCACTCAACTGCCCTCCTTTGCCTCTCATCACATACAG aAAAGACCCCCATTACAATCCAGGGCAGAAGAGCCCCCAATCAATTGCCTTTCCAAAACTACTATCTTTTGG AGACCAAAACTTGCTCACCTGGACGGATTCAGCCATTTATATTTTCACGCCTCATAACGGCCAAGTTCTTTTATGGACAGAGTTAAAAG ATGTGCTGGACATCGCAGTCTACCGCAATGATCTCTTCTGCCTCCATGCCGGGGGTCGTCTGTCCCACCTCTCACTTTTGTCTGCAGAACGCTGTGTTGAACGCCTGCTGCGACGAGAGTCCTGGACTCTGGCGGCTACGGTGTGCTGTATGTTCCAGCACAACATCAGCATCGGTCGG GCGAGGAAATCAGTTCCCATCGACCGCCTGGAACACCTTCGGTCACAGCTCAGTTCAAGCACTCACCCGGATTTGATTAGTCAACTGGATGAGTTGATCGCCAGGCTGGAAACCCTGGACTCGGCTTGCAGTAGCCGCAGAAGCAGCATCTCATCTCAT GAAAGCTTCAACGTTTTAGACTGCGGTATCTACCGAGTTATCAGCCGGCGAGGCAGCCAATCGGACGAAGAGACGAGCTCCCTCATCAATCAGTCCGCATCGGAGGAAGAGAGGCTCAAAGAGCTTAGCTTTGCGCATGATGAAGATCAAGTGGATCACG TGCTCCATCCATCTTCGGGTTTCGCGCCACACCCTCATCTCGATTCAGATCTGATGAGTGGTGAGCGTGCTGAAGAAGAGCGATCAGAGCAAGGTCTTCAATTCCACCTGCCCCTCTCATTCCGCCCCAAACCCCCCCGCATTGCACTGCAGGCCGTCAAAGACAG TGTTTCTAGTTTTGTCAAGAAGACAACTGAGAGGATCAACACACTGCAGATGAACTCCGAGCTCTGGCAGCGACCCGACTTCAGAGAGGGCGCGCATCTTGACATGTCCGCCACTTTTGCTTCATTTCCAGATGAAGCAGATGCTGA GGTTTATGCAGACGTGTCCCACACAGAGTCGGACCTGCTTGAACTTCAGTCGGCCACAGAGCAGGCCAT GTCCCAGATGCAAGATCCCTTGCTTCTTCTGGATCCAGATTTCATAGGAGGAACGCTCCAAATATGGTTGAAGACGCTGGAGCAAGTCCTCGGACCGGCTCTACCCAAGTCAGAGGCTGTAGCTCCTTCAGATGCAGATCGAGATACGTGGGAACCTCTTTTGCACACACAGAAACCAGAAGAAAGACCCACAGAGAGCTTTCCACGAGAGAACGCTGAGTCAGAGGCAGACAATCATCTTCCCTCAGAGAGCGAGACGACGGTGTCTGAAGAAGCCGTGCGATTGTTATCCCCCAAAGCGCTCCCCTCCGATCTCCTGGCCGATCTCACCCAGCTGGCAACGTTTTACACCGAACTGAGCTGCTTCAGGGAGCCAGAAGTTGTCCAGGAATTGAGCTGCACGACCTTCCTGCGCCGCTACTTCTTTCTGCTCGACCAAGAGCGGATTAGGCGCATGTGTCTGCTTTGCTGCCAGAAGCATCTAGATGTGCAGAACTCCTTCATCCAGGGAATGCTTG gtgTGACACAATCCAGTAAAGTAGTGGATGTCATTCACAAAGGAGATTTACAGAAATCACTTTGCTACCTGAGAGAACTGCAGCCCTGGAGTCCTCCGGTTCTCCTTGCTCACTTACACAG GCTGTACGCGAAGCATGGCGAGGCTGCCGTCCGCTCCTTCACCCCCTTCTATCCCACCGTTACACCTGCAGATGTGATGCAGATGGCTCAAAAAAGTCACTTCCTGGCCTACCTGGATAATCTGGTCATGTCCCAACCTGAGGAGCACAG ATTACCATTCCTGCAGTCTCTGCTTGATCCGGAATTGCTGCGACATGAGTGGCTTGAGCTGGCACTTACCCACGATGCACCAGAGCAATGCGATACATTGACGCCCGAGGGACAGCCCAG GTGGAATTCTCATTGTTTGCATTGGGGTTACGGATGTCTCCTGTCTTTGCTGATTCGACTTCCCGCCGACTTGTCGTCCAAGCAGAAGATGGCGGAAACCTGTCGCAGTCATGGGTGCTTCATTTTTAGATGCCATGTTTACATGCAGCCGTTGCACCTTTTAAAATCTGGGTTTTTGCCAGTCATCTTCTGA
- the epx gene encoding eosinophil peroxidase, with product MKVGSVFVKEALRRAIELTDAAYARTSERVKKSLSEGALRPTDLLAHFKRTQSTSKTHMRAAELLDNTVELIREIVYTHTMTQPGRHELLSETDVEHLLQASGCSAQVNTGGCPTGCVAERYRAITGRCNNKQYPKWGSANIPYSRWLPPEYENLWGMPRGWDPDHTYHNFSLPPVRLVSQEILFTPNDNISLDSTLSHLLVEWGQWIDHDLVLTPQSPSTAAFRTGTDCTRTCSRDTPCFPIEIPPSDPRYGIQNCMPFFRSAPSCADGAEPHLRREQLNAITAFVDASMVYGSSDKQVLGLRDPTSPLGSMACNTQHSDGELAYMPFMPRQQANLDPCGPRERAVLRDNATSCFQAGDSRANENLGMVVLHTLFLREHNRLVAELHHLNPHWSPDTLYHEARKIIGAIHQIVTWEHYLPRILGEEATSKQMPPYEAYNPNTNPSIANVFATAAFRFAHVTVQPIVSRLGPGYAPNSQHPSLPLHNSLFASWRVVQEGGIDPLLRGLLLSPAKLQTPGQMMVEELTEHLFQAQGGMPLDLGALNLQRGRDHGLPGYSSWRRFCGLAVPNTTKELADIMGNPSVAGKFQELYGTPHNIDVWVGAISEPALPGGRVGPLLSCLLGRQFRALRDGDRFWWERKGVFTSPQRSHLRAVSLSRIICENTHITHVPEDPFSRTENPDSMLACSNPLIPKLDLSPWKEPNSDPTCGPIPRIQSGYSLLCDSVVIFDCQVGFQLQGSSSISCDAPSQRWSSSPPTCQDINECEQQIPVCPQNMECLNEPGSFSCSELTTPSTILAVTAAIGVIGGFAGILLILSCFRRYFPKKEALVCARCCQGTD from the exons ATGAAGGTGGGCTCTGTGTTTGTGAAGGAAGCTCTTCGCAGGGCCATTGAACTGACCGATGCCGCCTACGCTCGCACGAGCGAAAG GGTGAAGAAGTCCCTGTCCGAAGGCGCTCTGAGACCGACGGATCTTCTGGCTCACTTCAAGCGCACACAAAGCACGAGCAAGACCCACATGCGGGCCGCTGAGCTGCTGGACAACACGGTGGAGCTGATCCGAGAAATTGTTTACACTCACACAATGACCCAGCCTGGCCGTCACG AGCTGCTGAGTGAAACAGATGTGGAGCATCTACTGCAAGCGAGTGGCTGCTCGGCTCAAGTAAACACGGGCGGCTGTCCTACTGGCTGCGTGGCCGAGCGTTACAGGGCCATCACGGGGCGCTGCAACAACAA ACAATATCCCAAATGGGGTTCTGCAAACATTCCTTATTCTCGTTGGCTGCCTCCTGAGTATGAAAACTTGTGGGGAATGCCCAGAGGCTGGGATCCAGATCACACCTACCACAACTTCAGCCTTCCCCCA GTCCGGCTGGTGTCTCAGGAGATTCTGTTCACTCCAAATGACAACATCTCTCTGGACTCAACTCTTTCCCACTTGCTTGTAGAGTGGGGCCAGTGGATTGATCACGACCTGGTGCTCACCCCCCAGAGTCCAAGCACAGCAGCTTTCCGGACCGGAACGGATTGCACTCGTACCTGCAGCCGGGATACGCCCTGTTTCCCCATTGAG ATCCCACCATCTGATCCTCGGTACGGCATTCAGAATTGCATGCCCTTCTTCCGCTCGGCTCCAAGCTGCGCAGATGGAGCCGAGCCCCATCTGCGCCGTGAACAACTCAACGCAATCACCGCTTTTGTGGACGCCAGCATGGTGTACGGTAGCTCCGATAAACAAGTTCTCGGACTGCGGGATCCTACCTCGCCGCTCGGCTCGATGGCATGCAACACGCAGCACTCGGACGGGGAGTTGGCCTACATGCCGTTCATGCCTCGCCAGCAGGCTAACTTGGACCCGTGTGGCCCAAGAGAGCGTGCCGTGCTTCGGGACAATGCCACGTCGTGCTTCCAAGCGG GTGATTCAAGAGCCAATGAAAATCTAGGCATGGTGGTCCTTCACACACTCTTTCTACGAGAGCACAACCGCCTGGTGGCTGAGCTACACCACCTAAATCCCCACTGGAGTCCCGACACCCTCTACCATGAGGCCAGGAAGATCATCGGCGCCATTCACCAG ATTGTAACATGGGAGCACTACCTACCGCGGATTCTCGGAGAGGAGGCCACATCAAAGCAAATGCCTCCCTACGAAGCTTACAACCCTAACACAAATCCCAGCATTGCCAACGTCTTTGCCACCGCCGCTTTTCGTTTTGCTCATGTCACCGTGCAGCCAATCGTGAGCAGACTTGGGCCCGGATATGCCCCCAACTCCCAGCATCCCTCACTACCCCTGCATAATTCTTTGTTTGCCTCGTGGAGAGTAGTCCAGGAGG GTGGTATAGACCCATTGCTACGTGGCCTCTTGCTGTCTCCAGCAAAGCTCCAGACTCCTGGTCAGATGATGGTCGAGGAACTGACAGAGCATCTGTTTCAGGCACAAGGCGGGATGCCTCTGGACCTTGGGGCCCTCAACCTCCAGAGAGGAAGAGACCACGGACTACCGG GATACAGCTCATGGCGGAGGTTTTGCGGTCTCGCTGTTCCCAACACAACCAAGGAGCTGGCAGACATTATGGGTAATCCATCTGTAGCTGGCAAATTCCAGGAACTGTATGGCACACCGCACAATATCGACGTGTGGGTGGGGGCCATCTCTGAACCGGCTCTACCTGGAGGCCGGGTTGGACCACTGTTGTCCTGTCTGCTGGGAAGACAATTTAGGGCACTGAGAGACGGTGACAG GTTTTGGTGGGAGAGGAAGGGCGTGTTCACCAGCCCCCAGAGGTCTCACCTTCGTGCCGTCTCACTGTCCCGAATCATTTGTGAAAACACCCATATTACCCATGTACCCGAAGACCCCTTCTCTCGCACAGAGAATCCGGACTCCATGTTGGCTTGCTCGAATCCGCTCATCCCCAAACTTGACCTCAGCCCGTGGAAAGAACCAAACTCAG ATCCCACCTGCGGTCCCATACCCAGAATTCAGTCTGGCTACTCTCTGCTATGTGATTCTGTGGTCATCTTTGATTGTCAAGTTGGGTTCCAGCTGCAAGGTTCTTCTTCCATCAGCTGTGATGCACCAAGTCAGAGGTGGAGTTCATCACCTCCAACATGCCAGG ACATAAATGAATGTGAACAACAAATTCCGGTTTGCCCACAAAACATGGAGTGTCTCAACGAGCCAGGTTCTTTTTCGTGCTCAG AATTAACCACACCATCCACCATTTTGGCTGTCACGGCAGCCATAGGTGTGATTGGTGGTTTTGCCGGAATACTACTGATCCTCAGCTGTTTTCGAAG GTATTTTCCGAAGAAAGAGGCGTTAGTCTGTGCCAGATGTTGCCAAGGGACAGATTAA
- the rab3il1 gene encoding guanine nucleotide exchange factor for Rab-3A isoform X5, which translates to MLTGLVDLDPEPEPRLEEKGQAPPMSEVGNGVHSRLRSSSLEIREKEIREKGSEILREQLDAAKKELKLKDKECERLSRVRNQLEQELEELTASLFEEAHRMVREANVKQAGSEKQVKEAQGKIDVLQAEVTALKSLVLTSTPSSPNRQLHPQLQVPVTKQVGAHSRNKSISAGVPSPPGKAESLSLPVQPVATENRETDSVLYAEFLMWKEHPSLDHSSALMSRIYREDIAPCLSFTRSELSQLVQSAVENNSLTIEPVAISSVPMVKASAVECGGPNDCRAAVETKCALSGVSRLCRHRIKLGDKGSYYYISPSSRARITAVCNFFTYIRYIQQGLVRHDAEQMFWEVTRLRREMSMAKLGFYLTEHG; encoded by the exons ATGTTGACGGG GTTGGTAGATCTGGATCCTGAACCAGAACCCAGATTGGAGGAAAAGGGCCAAGCTCCGCCTATGTCGGAAGTCGGCAATGGTGTCCATTCCCGCTTGCGCAGCTCCTCATTGGAAATCCGAGAGAAAGAAATTCGGGAAAAAGGCTCGGAGATCCTTAGAGAACAGTTAGATGCGGCAAAGAAG GAACTAAAACTCAAAGACAAGGAGTGTGAGCGTCTGTCGCGGGTCAGGAATCAGTTGGAACAAGAACTAGAGGAGCTCACTGCCAGTCTGTTTGAG GAGGCTCACAGAATGGTGCGGGAAGCGAATGTTAAACAAGCAGGATCGGAGAAGCAAGTGAAGGAAGCTCAAGGGAAG ATTGACGTCCTCCAAGCAGAAGTGACAGCACTCAAGTCTCTGGTGTTGACATCCACGCCATCCTCGCCCAACCGCCAACTGCATCCCCAGCTGCAAGTCCCGGTCACCAAACAGGTCGGGGCTCACAGTCGCAACAAAAGTATTAGCGCTGGTGTACCGTCCCCACCTGGCAAAGCAGAATCTCTTTCGCTCCCTGTTCAGCCTGTGGCTACAGAGAACCGAGAG ACAGACTCTGTTTTGTACGCGGAGTTCCTCATGTGGAAAGAGCACCCGAGTCTAGACCATTCATCCGCTCTCATGAGTCGAATCTACAGAGAAGACATCGCTCCCTGCCTCTCTTTTACACGATCTGAG CTGTCCCAGTTAGTGCAGAGCGCCGTGGAAAACAACTCTCTGACCATCGAGCCCGTGGCCATCTCAAGCGTACCGATGGTTAAAGCCTCGGCGGTAGAGTGTGGAGGACCAAA TGACTGTAGGGCAGCAGTGGAGAC AAAATGTGCGCTGAGCGGCGTGTCTCGATTGTGCAGACATCGCATTAAACTCGGCGACAAAGGAAGCTATTACTACATTTCCCCTTCCAGCCGAGCACGG ATCACGGCCGTATGCAACTTCTTCACGTATATTCGCTACATTCAGCAGGGCCTGGTCAGACATGACG CGGAGCAGATGTTCTGGGAGGTGACGCGTCTCCGAAGGGAAATGTCCATGGCCAAGTTGGGTTTTTACCTCACGGAGCATGGTTAA